In a genomic window of Nomascus leucogenys isolate Asia chromosome 4, Asia_NLE_v1, whole genome shotgun sequence:
- the TCAIM gene encoding T-cell activation inhibitor, mitochondrial isoform X5 has protein sequence MFCHLRPMRRLCLDKIFPHWFPYSRALSGAEAVNALRPFYFAVHPDFFGQHPIERDDTWKSFQCPSDFSL, from the exons ATGTTTTGCCACCTGAGACCTATGAGGAG GTTATGTCTAGACAAGATATTTCCACACTGGTTTCCCTATTCAAGAGCTTTATCAGGAGCTGAAGCAGTCAATGCCTTGAGGCCTTTCTATTTTGCAGTACATCCAGATTTCTTTGGACAGCACCCCATAGAAAgg gatgataCATGGAAGAGTTTTCAATGCCCTAGTGATTTTTCCTTATGA